The genomic stretch GGATGCAACTCATCATTTTGAAAAATTCCCTCAATATTTCGAGCAATATATTCCACTATTAAATAAATCAGCAAGCCAAATGTTTACAGTAGATGGCAAGTCTAAATGGGAAAAGCAAAAGAATATTATGAGTAATTTAGGAGGAGCAAAAGCTAAGTTTAAGCTAGCGAAAGACGTATATAAAGCATGGAAGGTGATGAAATAAATGAGTGAGACAAAAAAAGAAAGTACTATCGAAGAAAAACAATATCTCGTTCGTTTTAATGCTGATACAAAATCGCACTTAACTGTATTGGATTCCGATATTTGTATGACAAAATGTCCTGATAAAATCTGCACGATTTTCTGTCCAGCGGAAGTTTACAAGTGGGAAAACATTCGAATGCATGTTGGATACGAAGGTTGTCATGAATGTGGAAGCTGTAGAATAGGCTGTCCTCATCAGAACATTAAATGGGAATATCCGAAAGGTGGGCACGGAATTATCTTTAGATTGGGGTGATAAGATGTTCTCGATAGGCAACTATGTTATGTTTAGCTTAGATGGTGCTGTGGGAACGGTTATGGAAACTAAAGACAATAAATGCTTAGTAGCTTGGGAGGATCGAGTTTGCAGCTGGGCAACTTTCGACCTTCTAAGGAAAATAAGTTGTGCTGAATTAATTCAAATCTTCACTCCAAAATAATTTTTTTACTACTATTTTTATTATGTAAATATAAAAGAACGTATAAAATATGTGAGACTATTAAAAGATATAGTATCTAAAAACTATATCTTTTTTTATTTTTGAAATAATATGAGACAACTCGTATTTATACCACATCAGTTATAAAAGAAATGGAATTTGCCACTTTCTACAATTCAATCATGATAAATTAAATAAAATTTAGAATAATATGATTGACTAAAAAATAGATTGAATTTATATTTAATTTTAAATATTCAAATAATAGGAGTGTTTAGATGGGGAATGCATTAGTGTTTCAGTCAGATTTTGGATTATTAGATGGAGCAGTTAGCGCTATGTATGGTGTTTCTTGTAGCGTAGATGAAGATATTAAAATTTACGACCTAACCCATGATATACCCCAATACAATATTTGGGAAGCTTCTTATCGACTTGTGCAAGCAATGAATTACTGGCCGATTGGAACGGTTTTCGTTTCAGTGGTAGATCCAGGTGTAGGTTCAGATCGCAGAAGTATAGTTGCTCGAACAAACACGAATCACTTTATTATAACACCTGACAATGGAACATTAACTCACATTGGCAAAGTATATGGTTTTAGTCAATTAAGAGTCATTGATGAAGAAATTAATAGACTACCAAATTCAAGCGAATCCTATACTTTCCATGGTAGAGATATATTTGCCTTTACAGGTGCAAGATTGGCTTCTGGGAAAATTGATTTCGAAAATATAGGACCAGAAGTGGATCCAAATTCATACATACAATTACCAATAAAAGAATGCCATAGCGAAAACAATTCGATAACTGGAACGATTGACATACTTGATGTTCGATATGGTAGCATTTGGACAAATATTGGTCGAACAGACTTTTTAAAACTAGGCATTACACATGGAGACTCAGTTGAAGTATTCATTACTCATCAAGGAAGAAAAGTATACAAACAAGAAGTTAAATATGGAAAATCATTTGCAGACGTGGCAATTGGTGAACCAATTCTATATGCAAACAGCCTTGATCAAATGGCAGTTGCAGTAAATCAAGGGTCTTTTACAGATGAATACGGAATTGATACAGGTATTGAATGGGAGATAAAAATTAAAGGCAAGGGTTGAGAACAGGAAAGAATTAAAGATTTTAGTAATTTTTTAAATAAAAGTTTAGCTCAGGAGTTTACTTATATATAAGTGGACTTCTTTTTTTTGTGTAAAATTTGGATTGATAATTAAAATATTATTCATTTGGAATTAGTTGTTTGAGATTATTTCACAAAAAAATCATTTATTACTATGTTAATTTTCTAATTTTATGGATATTTGTAAAATTAAAGGTAAAATTTTAGTTAATGTTTTCACAATTATTTCACAGACATTTGATTTTTTCTTTACTATAATTGGCACTAACTTCAAGTCAGATTTAGAACATTTATTAAAAAACATCATTTGAAGAATTTATTTTAAGGAGTTTTGATTAAATGAAAGTATCAAAAATTGTAGCGGTTGGATTAGTAAGTGCATCTTTTATAGGGGCAACAAACACAACTTTTGCGGCTGTTACCTCTCAAGCAGAATCAAAAGCTGGCGTTAGTTTTACTCCAGGTTCTGGTCCGGTTACACCAGTAGATCCAACTGATCCAACAAATCCGCTTGATCCAATTGGTCCAACTGATCCTACTGATCCACCAACTGGTGAGACAGGTCCATTAACTTTAGACTATGTTTCTTCAGTTCAATTTGGATCAAAAGAGATTTCTGGTAGTGCAATGACTTATTCATCTAAATCTAAAAAGCCATTTATCCAAGTTTCGGATAGGAGAGGAACTGGTAACGGTTGGAAAGTAACAGCAAAAGCTAGTCAATTTAAAAGTGGTTCAAGTGACACATTACCTGGTGCAGTTCTTACGTTTAAGAATGGGACAGCTGTCTCACCAGGTGATGGAGCTGCTCCAAATCCTGCTCAAACAATCACTCTTAATACAGATGGATCAACTGCAGCGACAGTAGTCACTGCTGCAGCCGGTACTGGTCTTGGAACTTGGGTTACAACATGGTTAGGTCCAAATCCAGATGTAAATGATGGCGCAGAAAACAATAATGTTACATTAACAATTCCAGGTGGCTCCGCTACAGTTGGAAATCATGAAGCTGTTGTTACTTGGACTCTTCTTGATGCCCCTGGAGTATAATTGTCTACATAAAAAAGCCTAATCGTATTATTGGCCTGATAAAATACTTTAAAAAAGTTATTTTTTCAGGCTTTTTTTATTGTATTTAATGAGAATTCAATCTATAAAAATTGAAAAACATTCAGTATAATTTATTACATCTGAAATTATAGGAGTGGAATATTTTGGAACCATTAGCAAGCAGATCAAGTCGATTGTTAGCAATATTAGTCGATATTTTTATTAGTGCTCTTTTCCGGTTTGTTTTTTTATTAATTACAGGGATAGCTAAATTCTCAACATTTACTGATCTAAATAAGGTAGAAAAATTAGGCGTAGGGAATTCTATTATATCAATTCTTTGTGTTGTTATATTCTATATTTTGATCCCGACATATGTTTGGAAAGGACAAACAATTGGAAAACGTTGGTTAAAAATTGCAGTAGTAAAAGAAGACAATCAAGAAGTAAATTTGGGTACGATGTTTGTCAGAACAATTTTTTCATTTTTAGGATATGTAAAAATAAAATATCTTTCATTTATTGTAGGTATTGTTGCATTTATCGATCCATTTTTTATATTTACTTTAGAAAGAAAAACGTTACATGATCGAATTGCTAAAACAAAGGTTATTGATGTTTAAAAAAAGAAAGCTCATTTAAGCTTTCTTTTTTATTACTATATTAATAAAATTCATCATGTTTATTTTAAAATTTTCATCTGGCGAATATGTTCGCGAGTTTCTTCTGTTCCTAATTCATATATTAATTCATACGCTTGTTTTAAAAAATAGTCGTATCCATCATTGTTTTCTTGGCTCCAGTTTGTAATTGGAATGATGAATGCAGTTTGTATCCCTGCAGCTTCATCGTAATTGTCAATTTGATGAAAAATTCTTTCGAGTCTGTGTTTATCATCAATCGTTCCGTCGATCTCTAACTCATATGCAGCATCACCTTGATTTGGAACAATTGTTTTTGCTTGAACTGATACGTAATATCTCCTTTTTTCCATAAATATCTCCCTTTTCAATATTGATTATCTTTTTTATTATCTTCTCAGACAATTGCTTTATTCAAAATTAGTATTTCCAAAAAGGAATTTCATAAATAATATTGAAATATAAATTTGATATTACAATTGTTAAGTAGTTAATAAAGGGGGATAGAATATGAAGGGACTTTATCGAGACTTTTTTCTTCATTTCGATATCATCGTGATGGGGGTACTTTTTTTAATTGGATTAACTTATAGTATAGGCTTTCACTTTTCTTGGCTTACTGTTTTAATTTTTATTTTAGGTTTAGTCTTTTTTATGTTTAGTGAATATGTAACTCATCGCTTCTTTTTTCACATAAAGGCACCAAAAAATAAACTATTTCTTAAATTTATGAAGCGAATTCATTATGATCATCACACTTATCCAGATGATTTGAAATTACTTTTTTTACCAATATGGTATAGCATTCCGAACCTTGGAACACTTTGTATTATTTACTTTTTAATTACAAGAGATACAATTCAAACTTTAGCATTTGGTTCAGGATTAATTTTTATGTTGCTTGTGTATGAGTGGAAGCACTACGTTGCCCATCGACCAATTAAGCCAAAAACAAAATTAGGACGAAATATAAAAAAACTTCATATATTACATCACTTTAAAAATGAAAACTATTGGTATGGTGTATCAACGCCAATATTTGATGGGATTTTTGGTACATTGAAAGATGAAAAAGAAGTTGATACAAGTAATACTGCGAAAACTTTAGAGGAAAGAATGTAAAATTAAATATTTATCTAAAATGCACAGTAATTTCTACTGTGCATTTTTCTATTTTAATCAGTGTTAATTTTTTATTAATTTTGAAAAAAGGGCAAATATTTGAACATTTCAATAACTATACTGAAAATAAGGGGGGATAATTGTGTCATTGATTCGAACGAAAAATAAAAATATAGAGATAATGGTAACGAGAATTTTCTATGGATAAACTTAATTACAAAAAAATAATGTTGCTCGGATTTGGTTTTTTTGCGATTAGTCTTACTTGGTCAGTTTATAATGCGTTTATGCCAAAACTTTTAAGTGATTATATAAAGTCGTCTGCATTAATTGGATTTATCATGACTTTTGATAATTATTTTGCACTATTTTTACAACCAGCCGTAGGGATGTATAGTGATCGTCTAGACACAAGATTTGGTAGAAGAATGCCATTTTTAATAGTCGGTATGCCTCTTGCAGCATTGTTTACTTTTTTAATTCCTTTTCATCAAACGCTTTTCATGTTAATCTTCTTTATTCTATTTATGAATTTAAGTATGAGTATTTTTCGTTCACCAGTTATTGCACTTATGCCTGATTTAACAAGACTTGAACAACGTAGTAAGGCAAATAGTGTCATTAATTTCATGGGTGGAATTGGTGCGTTAATTGCTTTTTTTATTGGATCAATTTTGTGGGATAAAAATAAAGGATTTCCTTTTTATTTAGCAGGGACACTTATGTTAGTCAGCTTTTTAATTCTCTTTTATTTTATAAGAGAAAAAAGAGATGTTTTAAATTATGAAGTGGCTGAAGAAAAGGTAAAATTAAAAGAAGGTTTTCGTTCTGTTATTCAAAATAAAAGTGCTTTATTTTTATTATTAGCTATTCTAAGTTGGTTTACTGGCTTTAATGGAATTGAAACTTTTTTTACGCGATACGGAGAAGTTTATTTGGGGGTTAAAGTAAGTGCAGCTGCGTTTTCATTTGCATTTATCTCATTAGCATTTTTACTTTTTGCAATTCCAGCTGGATTCATCGGAACAAAAATCGGCAAGAAACGTAGCATATTAATCGGTATATTTGGCATTATGATTGGTTTTATTTTTTTATTCTTCTTAAAGGATTTGTTTACAATTAGAATCGTTTTTTTAGTAATGGGATGCTTGTGGGCATTAGTAAATATTAATTCATATCCTTTTTTAACTGAAATGGCACCAATTGGCTTTATAGGAACATATACGGGACTATATTACTTATTTTCTTCAATTTCCAATATCATCTCTCCACCATTACTAGGTGGAATTATGGATTTAATTGGATTTAAGTATATGTTCCTTTATGGTTGCTTATTTATAACAATTTCATTTTTTATGATGTTAAAAGTAAAAGAAAATCATATTACATTCAAAAAAAATTCGGATGCATCAATCTGAATTTTTTTCTTTTATTGATTAGCTCATTTTCACATATTTACTATTTAAATGACAGATACTAAATAATGCTGATATTTCAGTGTCTTCTTTTGAAGGGGAAAATTTGAAAAAACTTTAGTTAGGAGCACTACAACATGACAACTAATATCAATAAATTGATTGACCATACAGTTTTAAAACCAGAAACAACTAAAGCTCAAATTGAAAAATTATGTCAAGAAGCAAAGGAACATAATTTTGCTTCGGTTTGTGTGAATCCAACTTGGGTCAGTCTTTGTGCAAGTTTGTTAAAAGGTACAGAAGTTTTAGTTTGTACTGTAATTGGATTCCCTTTAGGGGCTAATACAAAAGAAACAAAAGGGTTTGAAACGAAAAATGCAATTGAAAATGGAGCACAGGAAGTTGATATGGTAATCAATATCGGTGCCTTAAAAGATAAAGATTATGACACTGTAGAACAAGATATAACAGCTGTTGTAAATGCCGCAAAGGGTAAAGCTTTAGTAAAAGTAATTATAGAAACAAGTCTTTTAGCAAACGAAGAAAAAGAAATGGCATCAAAGCTTTCTGTTAAAGCAGGAGCAGATTTTGTGAAAACTTCAACTGGATTTTCAACTGGTGGAGCAACTGTAGAAGACGTTGCATTAATGCGAAAAACAGTTGGTCCTGATATCGGAGTGAAAGCATCCGGAGGGGTACGCGATCTTGCAAGCGTAAATGAAATGGTTAAAGCAGGAGCAACTCGAATTGGAACGAGTAACGGAATAACGATTGTCCAAGGAAATGTGGCAACTGAAGGCTATTGATTCTTTTTATGGCAAAAGAGTGTTAAGTTTCAAACTTGACATTTACCTGTTGACCTATCAATAGTTTATGTATTATAATCGTAAAAGACATGTAGAAAAGTGTTCTTTTTTGCAGTGTTTTATTGATTGTAAGTGGTAGCTTGGAGGGAGGGAAAAGTAAGATGTCTAAAACAGTCGTTCGTAAAAACGAATCTTTAGAAGATGCTCTTCGTCGTTTTAAACGTTCAGTTTCTAAAACTGGTACGCTTCAAGAAGCAAGAAAACGCGAATTTTATGAAAAGCCAAGTGTAAAACGTAAGAAAAAATCAGAGGCAGCGAGAAAACGTAAATTCTAAGAGAGGGTGTTACTATGAGTCTTCTCGAACGTTTGAATTCAGATATGAAACAAGCGATGAAGGAAAAAAATAAAGACAAGTTATCCGTTATCCGAATGGTGAAAGCATCATTGCAAAATGAAGTAATTAACTTAGGGAATAATGTAACATTGTCAGCTGATCAAGAGTTAACAATTTTAACTCGTGAAGTGAAACAACGTAAAGACTCCCTCCTGGAATTCGAAAAAGCTGGTCGTCAAGACCTTGTGGATAAATTAAAGCAAGAGTTACTGATTCTAGAAGAATACTTGCCTCAACAATTATCTGAAGACGAACTTCTTGAAATTGTACGCGTTACAATTTCAGAAGTCGGTGCTACATCAAAAGCTGACATGGGGAAAGTAATGAGTGCAGTTATGCCTAAAGTAAAAGGACAAGCTGATGGCTCTTCTGTGAATAAGGCTGTAGCAAGTCTGTTAAAATAAACGTCTATTTTAGACGTTTATTTTTTTTTGTTTAATTAATTAGGTGACGCAAAGAAATTCTGGGAATCGCAAATAAAGACCAGGAATCGTAAAGTTAGCAGCCATTATATCGCGTAATTATTTTAAATTTTTTCGAAACTAATTCAAAAACACTAAAAATTTGCTTGTTTCCATTAAAAAAGATCAAACCAGGGGTTAGTTTTTACACCATATTCCAGGTTCCCACTCCGAAAAAGAGTTCCACACTACGAATTCCCGCGCTTAGAAACAGAGAGCGGACTTCCATCACAGAAAAAGAGCACCGCACTAAAAGTTCCTGCGCTTACCAACTGAGAGCACTCTTTCATCACAGAAAAAGAACACCTACTACAAGTTCACGCGCTTACCAACCTCGGGTTCACACCCCCATCTCATAAAAAGCCCCCCACTACTCTCTAGATAGCCTATTCACCTCATTCTTTGAATAAGGCACATAAACCACCACCCATTAAGACTTAATCCCAGAACCCTTAAATAATCCCATACCAATACACCTCAATATTTCAATAACTAAATTTTATGCGTCTTATATTTCCTATTTCCTTTTTCAATTTGTATCATACCTTCTTAAAATTCATCATAAATATGATATGAAAGGGGGAGGAGTCTATCTTGAAAAGATTAGCGCATAGTTTAAAAACATGGATGTCAAGTAAGATGGACTTACCACCAGATGTTCTTTTGGAATTGCCACGTATTACGATGTTAGGTCAACTACATATTTATATTGAAAATCATAGAGGTTTACTTGTTTATACGGATAATGAATTGCGTTTGTTAATGAAACAAGGGCAGTTATTGATTAAGGGGAAGGATTTTGTGCTGAAGACAATGTTGCCTGAGGAGATTTTGTTGGAAGGCGAAATTGAGCATGTGTATTTTATTAATGAATAGCATCTAGAACATACACCATGATCAGTCTAATGAACATGGGGGATTAGGATGAAAAACGAATGGACTTCAAATTTAACAGGGATGGTTCAAGTGAAAGTAATGGGGCTTGGACCAGAACGTTTTTTAAATGATTGTATGCGTAAAGGGATTCCTTTACGGGATGTGAAAAAAAGTGGAACAAATTCTATTACTTTTACGATTGAGTTAAAGGATTATAAACGGATTAAGAATATTCCTCGTAAAAAGGAGTATAGGGTTTTCTTTATTGGCCGGAAGGGGCTGCCTTTTGAAATAAGACGAGCTTGGAAGTATTTTGGTTTTGTCGTTGGGATTGTTGGATTTTTGGTTGTTTTATTTTTGCTTTCGAATATGGTTTGGCGCGTTGATATAAAAGGTGCATCACCTGAAATTGAGTATAAGCTTCGGAAAGATTTAACGGCAATGGGTGTAAAGACGGGAGCTTCTCAATTTTCAATACCAAAAATGCAAACCATCCAGAAGAAATTACAAGATGATAACCCTTCGTTGACTTGGGTAGGTGTGCAGTTAAAGGGGACTACCTTCCATTTCGAAGTAGTTGAGAAGCATCTTCCAAAGCCAGAGAAAGCGTTAAAACCACGAGATATTATTGCTAGTGAAGAAGCGGTTATTGCAAGTATGTTTGTTGAAAAAGGGAAGCCAATGGTAGTGAAAAATGATTTTGTTAAAAAAGGTCAAGTATTAGTATCCGGGGTCCTTGGAACGGAGGAACACCCTATTTTAGTCCCGGCTGTTGGTAAAATTATGGGAGAAGTTTGGCGAGAGGAAATTATTAGTGTTCCTTTGGATACTCCTTTTACTTTGCTAACTGGAGAGAGAAAAACGAGGTACTATATTGGTACTAAAGAAAATAAAATAAAATTTTGGGGTTTTGAAAAGAATAAATATAAATCTTTTGAAGAGGAAAGTAGTTCGTATCAATTTAAATTTTTAAAATGGAAATTACCGATATATTTCACTAAAAAAACAATTCTTGAAAGTAATGGTTTTGTTAGGTCATACTCTAAAGAGCAAGCTGCTGAACTTGGAAAGCAAATCGGTCGGAAGGAATTAATGAAAAAGTTGAGCCCGGATGCCAAGATTTTACAAGAAAAAGTTTTGCACGAGTCAATAGACAATGGTAAAGTTAATTTAAGAATGTATTATAAAGTTTTAGAAGATATCACTAAAACGAAAACTATTGTTCAAGGGGACTGAGTAATGCCAGAACAACTACTAACGATTAATCAACAACTAGAGGATCCAAACGAAGCAATTGCCTTATTTGGTACAAATGATAAACATCTGGAAGTTATTGAAAATTTGCTTGATGTTAAAATTGTGTCACGTGGACAATCTGTACAGGTTTCAGGTGCGGATGAGAATGTGAAAACTGTTGAGCAAATCATCCAAGCTCTTTTAGAGGTTATTCGAAATGGAGTGAGTATTACATCCAGGGATGTGACATACTCAATTCAGATGGCTAAAGAGGGACGGCTATCTTCATTTGCTAGGTTGTATGACGAGGAAATAATAAAGAATTCAAAAGGGAAGCCAATTCGTGTTAAAACTTTTGGACAGAGACATTATCTTCGTGCTATTCAATCAAATGATTTAGTATTTGGAATTGGGCCTGCTGGTACAGGTAAAACATATCTTGCAGTTGTCATGGCTGTTCAAGCATTGAAAAATAATAAAGTTAGTAAAATTATTTTAACGAGACCTGCTGTGGAAGCTGGAGAAAGTTTAGGGTTTTTACCGGGTGATTTAAAAGAAAAAGTTGACCCTTACTTAAGGCCGCTATACGATGCGCTTCATGATGTTTTAGGACAAGAGCATACTGTTCGATTAATTGAAAGAGGGACGATTGAAATTGCACCTTTAGCCTATATGAGGGGACGCACTTTGGAAGATGCCTTTGTCATTCTAGATGAAGCTCAAAATACGACAATGGCTCAAATGAAGATGTTTTTGACTCGTTTAGGATTTGGTTCTAAAATGGTGATAACGGGTGATCCTTCTCAGCTTGATTTACCTAAAGGAGTAAAGTCCGGTTTAATTTCGGCTCAACATACACTTAAGGGTGTTGAGGGGATCGGTATGACGATATTAGAACAAACCGATGTAGTTCGTCACCCATTAGTACAAAAGATTATTCAAGCTTATGATTTAGCAAAAGAATGATTCGTTGTGACCCTACAATATGATAGGGTCATTTCGTATTTTTATGATGAGGTGCATTTCTAGAAAGGGGAAACAATGAATAGTTTGCAAGCTTTAATTCTACGTTTTAAGAATCAGACTCTTGTCATATTACTATGTATTATTGCATTAGGCTTAACAAGTTTTCTTCTTTTAATTAGTCATGTTAGACCGGTAAAATACGATATTGAGCTTTTAGCAATCGCGAGTGACACTATTTATTCACCAATTACGATTGAAGATAAAGCAGCTACATATAAGAAGCGTCAAGAAGCTTCAGCAAGAGTAGAGGACGTTTTTAAATATGAAGAGGGTTATACGCAAAACCGAATTGACATAGTTAATTCAATTTTTGATATTGTAACAGAAGTAAAAACTAAAAATGCAAAAGATGATAAATTAAAAGGACAAGATCTTATTGATAAAGAAATAAGTGATGTTAAGAAACGATTACCAGACGATGTTCGTAAAAATTTTGAAGACAGTGTCTATAGTACTTTATTAAGATCATCAGAAGAGCAGTTAAATATTTCTAAAGCATCATTAAATACTTCAATTAATAATGTGATGAGTGAAGAAATTACAACGAGTCAAATTGAGGATTCGCGTAGTAAGCTAAGAAACGAATTATCATACGTTAGTGTGAATCCTTCACTAAAAGATGCGATGATTTCAATTGGCGA from Arthrobacter citreus encodes the following:
- a CDS encoding 4Fe-4S ferredoxin; this encodes MSETKKESTIEEKQYLVRFNADTKSHLTVLDSDICMTKCPDKICTIFCPAEVYKWENIRMHVGYEGCHECGSCRIGCPHQNIKWEYPKGGHGIIFRLG
- a CDS encoding S-adenosyl-l-methionine hydroxide adenosyltransferase family protein encodes the protein MGNALVFQSDFGLLDGAVSAMYGVSCSVDEDIKIYDLTHDIPQYNIWEASYRLVQAMNYWPIGTVFVSVVDPGVGSDRRSIVARTNTNHFIITPDNGTLTHIGKVYGFSQLRVIDEEINRLPNSSESYTFHGRDIFAFTGARLASGKIDFENIGPEVDPNSYIQLPIKECHSENNSITGTIDILDVRYGSIWTNIGRTDFLKLGITHGDSVEVFITHQGRKVYKQEVKYGKSFADVAIGEPILYANSLDQMAVAVNQGSFTDEYGIDTGIEWEIKIKGKG
- a CDS encoding WxL domain-containing protein — encoded protein: MKVSKIVAVGLVSASFIGATNTTFAAVTSQAESKAGVSFTPGSGPVTPVDPTDPTNPLDPIGPTDPTDPPTGETGPLTLDYVSSVQFGSKEISGSAMTYSSKSKKPFIQVSDRRGTGNGWKVTAKASQFKSGSSDTLPGAVLTFKNGTAVSPGDGAAPNPAQTITLNTDGSTAATVVTAAAGTGLGTWVTTWLGPNPDVNDGAENNNVTLTIPGGSATVGNHEAVVTWTLLDAPGV
- a CDS encoding RDD family protein, which codes for MEPLASRSSRLLAILVDIFISALFRFVFLLITGIAKFSTFTDLNKVEKLGVGNSIISILCVVIFYILIPTYVWKGQTIGKRWLKIAVVKEDNQEVNLGTMFVRTIFSFLGYVKIKYLSFIVGIVAFIDPFFIFTLERKTLHDRIAKTKVIDV
- a CDS encoding fatty acid hydroxylase family protein, which codes for MKGLYRDFFLHFDIIVMGVLFLIGLTYSIGFHFSWLTVLIFILGLVFFMFSEYVTHRFFFHIKAPKNKLFLKFMKRIHYDHHTYPDDLKLLFLPIWYSIPNLGTLCIIYFLITRDTIQTLAFGSGLIFMLLVYEWKHYVAHRPIKPKTKLGRNIKKLHILHHFKNENYWYGVSTPIFDGIFGTLKDEKEVDTSNTAKTLEERM
- a CDS encoding SLC45 family MFS transporter; this encodes MDKLNYKKIMLLGFGFFAISLTWSVYNAFMPKLLSDYIKSSALIGFIMTFDNYFALFLQPAVGMYSDRLDTRFGRRMPFLIVGMPLAALFTFLIPFHQTLFMLIFFILFMNLSMSIFRSPVIALMPDLTRLEQRSKANSVINFMGGIGALIAFFIGSILWDKNKGFPFYLAGTLMLVSFLILFYFIREKRDVLNYEVAEEKVKLKEGFRSVIQNKSALFLLLAILSWFTGFNGIETFFTRYGEVYLGVKVSAAAFSFAFISLAFLLFAIPAGFIGTKIGKKRSILIGIFGIMIGFIFLFFLKDLFTIRIVFLVMGCLWALVNINSYPFLTEMAPIGFIGTYTGLYYLFSSISNIISPPLLGGIMDLIGFKYMFLYGCLFITISFFMMLKVKENHITFKKNSDASI
- the deoC gene encoding deoxyribose-phosphate aldolase; the encoded protein is MTTNINKLIDHTVLKPETTKAQIEKLCQEAKEHNFASVCVNPTWVSLCASLLKGTEVLVCTVIGFPLGANTKETKGFETKNAIENGAQEVDMVINIGALKDKDYDTVEQDITAVVNAAKGKALVKVIIETSLLANEEKEMASKLSVKAGADFVKTSTGFSTGGATVEDVALMRKTVGPDIGVKASGGVRDLASVNEMVKAGATRIGTSNGITIVQGNVATEGY
- the rpsU gene encoding 30S ribosomal protein S21; this translates as MSKTVVRKNESLEDALRRFKRSVSKTGTLQEARKREFYEKPSVKRKKKSEAARKRKF
- a CDS encoding GatB/YqeY domain-containing protein; translated protein: MSLLERLNSDMKQAMKEKNKDKLSVIRMVKASLQNEVINLGNNVTLSADQELTILTREVKQRKDSLLEFEKAGRQDLVDKLKQELLILEEYLPQQLSEDELLEIVRVTISEVGATSKADMGKVMSAVMPKVKGQADGSSVNKAVASLLK
- the yqfC gene encoding sporulation protein YqfC — translated: MSSKMDLPPDVLLELPRITMLGQLHIYIENHRGLLVYTDNELRLLMKQGQLLIKGKDFVLKTMLPEEILLEGEIEHVYFINE
- the yqfD gene encoding sporulation protein YqfD; this encodes MKNEWTSNLTGMVQVKVMGLGPERFLNDCMRKGIPLRDVKKSGTNSITFTIELKDYKRIKNIPRKKEYRVFFIGRKGLPFEIRRAWKYFGFVVGIVGFLVVLFLLSNMVWRVDIKGASPEIEYKLRKDLTAMGVKTGASQFSIPKMQTIQKKLQDDNPSLTWVGVQLKGTTFHFEVVEKHLPKPEKALKPRDIIASEEAVIASMFVEKGKPMVVKNDFVKKGQVLVSGVLGTEEHPILVPAVGKIMGEVWREEIISVPLDTPFTLLTGERKTRYYIGTKENKIKFWGFEKNKYKSFEEESSSYQFKFLKWKLPIYFTKKTILESNGFVRSYSKEQAAELGKQIGRKELMKKLSPDAKILQEKVLHESIDNGKVNLRMYYKVLEDITKTKTIVQGD
- a CDS encoding PhoH family protein; translation: MPEQLLTINQQLEDPNEAIALFGTNDKHLEVIENLLDVKIVSRGQSVQVSGADENVKTVEQIIQALLEVIRNGVSITSRDVTYSIQMAKEGRLSSFARLYDEEIIKNSKGKPIRVKTFGQRHYLRAIQSNDLVFGIGPAGTGKTYLAVVMAVQALKNNKVSKIILTRPAVEAGESLGFLPGDLKEKVDPYLRPLYDALHDVLGQEHTVRLIERGTIEIAPLAYMRGRTLEDAFVILDEAQNTTMAQMKMFLTRLGFGSKMVITGDPSQLDLPKGVKSGLISAQHTLKGVEGIGMTILEQTDVVRHPLVQKIIQAYDLAKE